The Streptomyces sp. HUAS CB01 genome has a segment encoding these proteins:
- a CDS encoding siderophore-interacting protein, with translation MAETAARKAPQVHEARVLRTERITPHMVRLVLGGEGLASFATEGFTDQYVKVVFPVPGVTYPEPFDMARIREELPRDQWPSNRTYTVRSWDDVHRELVIDFVVHGDEGLAGPWAARVRPGETVRLLGPGGGYAPDPAADWHLLVGDESALPAIAASLEHMPVGSRVHAFVEVSGPEEEQKIATPDGTTVTWLHRGARPVGEALIAAVRGLDFPEGEVHAFVHGEAGAVRELRRHLRLERGVPRERLSISGYWRLGRTDEAWRAVKRDWNAEVEREQEA, from the coding sequence GTGGCAGAGACAGCCGCCCGCAAGGCACCGCAGGTCCATGAGGCCCGCGTCCTGCGCACGGAACGGATCACCCCGCACATGGTGCGTCTCGTCCTCGGCGGCGAGGGACTGGCGTCGTTCGCCACGGAGGGCTTCACCGACCAGTACGTGAAGGTCGTCTTCCCGGTGCCGGGCGTGACGTACCCCGAGCCGTTCGACATGGCCCGGATCCGCGAGGAGCTCCCCCGCGACCAGTGGCCGAGCAATCGCACGTACACCGTCCGTTCCTGGGACGACGTCCACCGCGAGCTCGTCATCGACTTCGTGGTCCACGGTGACGAGGGCCTCGCGGGGCCGTGGGCGGCCCGGGTCCGGCCCGGGGAGACCGTGCGGCTGCTGGGGCCCGGCGGCGGCTACGCACCCGACCCGGCGGCGGACTGGCATCTGCTCGTGGGCGACGAGAGCGCGCTCCCGGCCATCGCAGCCTCGCTGGAGCACATGCCGGTGGGCTCGCGGGTCCATGCCTTCGTCGAGGTCTCGGGCCCCGAGGAGGAGCAGAAGATCGCCACTCCGGACGGGACCACCGTCACCTGGCTGCACCGGGGTGCCCGTCCCGTCGGCGAGGCGCTGATCGCCGCGGTGCGCGGACTGGACTTCCCCGAGGGCGAGGTGCACGCCTTCGTCCACGGCGAGGCGGGCGCGGTGCGCGAACTGCGCCGCCATCTGCGGCTGGAGCGGGGCGTCCCGCGCGAACGGCTGTCCATCTCGGGTTACTGGCGCCTGGGCAGGACCGACGAGGCCTGGCGGGCCGTCAAGCGCGACTGGAACGCGGAAGTGGAGCGCGAGCAGGAGGCGTAG
- a CDS encoding anti-sigma factor: MSAAAKGAGRDAELHTLTGAYALNALGDRERARFERHLAACPACEQEVRELGATAVRLGLAVTEAPPSAMKTQVLARISTVRQEPPKVAAAEAGRIPVPVHRARPAGRRRLSGFVLAACVAGLAALGGVTVVQQRAADEARTEAREAAELAQRRTQALADILTAPDVRTLSAALGEGATGTVAVSRERDRAVFLASGLPRPDSGKVYQLWFADGGTMRPAGLLASTGSAEALLMDGAVGRATGMGITVEPSGGSPAPTSEPLGLLSFPAG; the protein is encoded by the coding sequence ATGAGCGCCGCGGCGAAGGGAGCGGGGCGGGACGCCGAACTGCACACGCTGACCGGCGCGTACGCCCTCAACGCGCTCGGTGACCGGGAGCGTGCCCGGTTCGAGCGGCATCTGGCCGCGTGCCCGGCCTGTGAGCAGGAGGTACGGGAACTCGGAGCGACGGCGGTACGGCTCGGGCTCGCCGTCACGGAGGCCCCTCCGTCCGCGATGAAGACGCAGGTGCTGGCTCGGATCTCGACCGTGCGCCAGGAGCCGCCCAAGGTCGCCGCCGCGGAGGCCGGCCGTATTCCGGTCCCGGTGCACAGGGCCCGCCCGGCCGGCCGGCGCAGGCTCTCCGGCTTCGTCCTCGCCGCGTGCGTCGCGGGGCTCGCGGCGCTCGGCGGGGTCACGGTCGTGCAGCAGCGGGCCGCGGACGAGGCCAGGACCGAGGCCCGTGAGGCCGCCGAACTGGCGCAGCGGCGCACCCAGGCGCTCGCGGACATCCTCACCGCGCCGGACGTACGCACGCTGAGCGCCGCGCTCGGGGAGGGGGCGACCGGCACCGTCGCCGTCTCCCGCGAGCGTGACCGCGCCGTGTTCCTCGCCTCCGGTCTGCCCCGGCCGGACAGCGGCAAGGTGTACCAGCTCTGGTTCGCGGACGGCGGCACCATGCGTCCGGCCGGGCTGCTCGCCTCGACGGGAAGTGCGGAGGCGCTGCTGATGGACGGCGCGGTCGGCCGGGCGACGGGCATGGGCATCACCGTCGAACCATCCGGGGGATCCCCGGCGCCGACCTCCGAGCCGCTGGGCCTGCTCAGCTTCCCCGCGGGATAG
- a CDS encoding helical backbone metal receptor, translating to MTRVVSLVPSLTEAIAVSAPGLLAGATDWCTHPADLAAARIGGTKNPDVEAVVALRPDLVVANEEENREPDLAALRTAGVEVLVTEVRTLPQAFTELQRVLGACGVPRPRWLDDAEAAWDAVEPPAEPRRAVVPVWRRPWMVLGRDTFAGDLLARLGVDNVHAAHPDRYPRIPLDELNAAGADLVVLPDEPYRFTADDGPEAFPGIPAALVDGRMLTWYGPSLAAAPTALRAALRR from the coding sequence GTGACGCGGGTCGTCTCGCTGGTGCCCTCGCTCACCGAGGCCATCGCGGTCAGCGCGCCCGGGCTGCTCGCCGGCGCCACGGACTGGTGCACCCACCCCGCGGACCTCGCCGCGGCCAGGATCGGCGGCACGAAGAACCCCGACGTGGAGGCGGTGGTCGCGCTGCGGCCCGACCTGGTCGTCGCCAACGAGGAGGAGAACCGGGAGCCCGACCTCGCCGCGCTGCGCACCGCGGGGGTCGAGGTGCTCGTCACCGAGGTGCGCACCCTGCCCCAGGCGTTCACCGAACTGCAACGGGTCCTGGGCGCCTGCGGCGTGCCCCGCCCCCGATGGCTCGACGACGCCGAGGCCGCCTGGGACGCCGTCGAACCCCCGGCCGAGCCGCGCCGTGCGGTGGTGCCGGTCTGGCGGCGGCCCTGGATGGTCCTCGGCCGTGACACCTTCGCCGGCGATCTGCTCGCCCGTCTCGGCGTCGACAACGTCCACGCCGCACACCCGGACCGCTATCCCCGCATCCCGCTCGACGAACTGAACGCGGCGGGCGCGGACCTCGTCGTCCTCCCCGACGAGCCCTACCGCTTCACCGCGGACGACGGCCCCGAGGCGTTCCCGGGGATCCCCGCCGCGCTCGTCGACGGGCGCATGCTCACCTGGTACGGGCCGTCACTGGCGGCGGCGCCGACGGCGCTGCGAGCAGCGCTCCGCCGGTGA
- a CDS encoding sigma-70 family RNA polymerase sigma factor produces MKEAIRITGAPSAGPGLDELLVRVARGDQQAFSRVYDAVCGPVLGVVRGVLRDPAQSEEVTQEVLVELWRTAARYQPSRGSALTWTLTLAHRRAVDRVRSAQAAVEREQKAARLGGTPAFDDVVEQVEARLEREQVRRCLRTLTELQRQSVTLAYYRGLAYREVAELLKVPLGTVKTRMRDGLIRLRDCLGVNA; encoded by the coding sequence GTGAAGGAAGCGATACGCATCACAGGGGCACCATCGGCGGGGCCGGGACTCGACGAACTGCTCGTCCGGGTCGCGCGCGGCGATCAGCAGGCCTTCTCGCGTGTGTACGACGCGGTCTGCGGACCCGTACTCGGCGTCGTACGCGGGGTGTTGCGCGATCCCGCCCAGTCGGAGGAAGTGACGCAGGAGGTCCTGGTCGAGCTGTGGCGCACCGCGGCGCGCTACCAGCCCTCCCGTGGCTCCGCCCTCACCTGGACCCTCACTCTCGCCCACCGTCGCGCCGTCGACCGCGTACGCTCCGCCCAGGCCGCCGTCGAACGCGAGCAGAAGGCCGCGCGGCTCGGCGGCACACCGGCGTTCGACGACGTCGTCGAACAGGTCGAGGCCCGGCTGGAACGGGAGCAGGTACGGCGTTGCCTGCGCACGCTGACCGAGCTCCAGCGCCAGTCGGTGACCCTGGCGTACTACCGCGGTCTCGCCTACCGCGAGGTCGCCGAACTGCTCAAGGTGCCGCTGGGCACCGTGAAGACACGGATGCGCGACGGGCTGATCCGTCTGCGCGACTGCCTGGGGGTGAACGCATGA
- a CDS encoding LysR family transcriptional regulator, protein MSDGERGPVAHRVPDLAALELLLAVARHGSLGRAAREIGITQPAASSRIRSMERQLGVALVDRSPRGSRLTDAGALVTDWARRIVEAAEAFDAGAQALRDRRDSRLRVAASMTIAEYLLPGWLIALRQERPGTAVSLLAGNSAAVAERLLRGEADLGFVEGLAVPPGLDGAVIGHDRLVVVAAPGHAWARRRSPLSPERLAATPLVLRERGSGTRQVLDSALASHGGLAEPLLELASTTAVKAAAVSGAGPAVLSELAVTEELASRRLVRVPVEAVRLRRDLRAVWPQGHRPTGPARDLLSLTRSAG, encoded by the coding sequence ATGAGCGATGGGGAACGCGGGCCGGTGGCCCACCGGGTGCCCGACCTGGCGGCGCTGGAACTGCTGCTGGCCGTGGCCCGGCACGGGAGCCTCGGGCGCGCCGCCCGTGAGATCGGCATCACCCAGCCCGCCGCGAGCAGCCGGATCCGGTCCATGGAGCGGCAGCTGGGCGTCGCGCTGGTGGACCGTTCGCCGCGCGGCTCCCGGCTGACCGACGCGGGAGCGCTGGTCACGGACTGGGCGCGGCGGATCGTGGAGGCGGCCGAGGCGTTCGACGCCGGGGCACAGGCGCTGCGCGACAGGCGCGACTCCCGGCTGAGGGTCGCCGCCAGCATGACCATCGCCGAGTATCTGCTGCCCGGCTGGCTGATCGCACTCCGACAGGAGCGCCCGGGTACGGCCGTGTCGCTGCTCGCGGGCAACTCGGCGGCGGTCGCGGAGCGTCTGCTGCGGGGCGAGGCCGACCTCGGCTTCGTGGAGGGCCTCGCCGTGCCGCCGGGGCTCGACGGCGCGGTCATCGGCCATGACCGGCTCGTCGTCGTCGCGGCGCCGGGCCACGCGTGGGCGCGCCGGCGCTCGCCCCTGTCGCCCGAGAGGCTCGCCGCGACCCCGCTGGTGCTGCGTGAGCGCGGCTCGGGCACGCGCCAGGTGCTCGACTCGGCTCTCGCGAGCCATGGCGGCCTGGCCGAGCCCTTGCTGGAGCTCGCCTCCACCACCGCGGTGAAGGCGGCCGCGGTCAGCGGCGCGGGTCCCGCGGTCCTCAGCGAACTCGCCGTGACGGAGGAGCTGGCCTCCCGCCGCCTCGTCCGCGTCCCCGTGGAGGCGGTCCGCCTCCGCCGCGACCTCCGCGCGGTCTGGCCCCAGGGCCACCGCCCGACGGGCCCGGCCCGCGACCTGCTGTCGCTGACGCGGTCAGCCGGGTGA
- a CDS encoding helix-turn-helix domain-containing protein codes for MGDKEALRVGSAVRRRRRALDLTLAAVAGRSGLSVPFLSQIENERARPSMRSLHRVADALETTAAELLAAADSCRVVDIVRADDAALAARPGVRHLVRGHHQLHAVEFTGEQDAGGEHQHRNDELMYVADGGAEVEAEGRAHRLEKGDTLFLSGGVLHRWRATRPGTRLLVVAVADHIEAVAP; via the coding sequence ATGGGAGACAAGGAAGCGCTCCGTGTCGGCTCCGCCGTCCGCCGAAGGCGCCGGGCCCTGGATCTCACGCTCGCCGCAGTCGCCGGACGCAGCGGGCTGTCCGTGCCCTTCCTCAGCCAGATCGAGAACGAACGGGCCCGGCCCAGCATGCGTTCGCTCCACCGTGTCGCCGACGCGCTGGAGACGACCGCCGCCGAGTTGCTCGCCGCCGCCGACTCCTGCCGGGTCGTCGACATCGTCCGCGCGGACGACGCCGCCCTCGCCGCCCGGCCGGGCGTGCGCCATCTGGTGCGGGGTCACCACCAGCTCCACGCCGTCGAGTTCACCGGTGAGCAGGACGCCGGAGGCGAGCACCAGCACCGCAACGACGAGCTGATGTACGTGGCGGACGGCGGCGCGGAGGTCGAGGCCGAGGGCCGTGCCCACCGGCTGGAGAAGGGCGACACCCTCTTCCTCTCCGGCGGGGTGCTCCACCGCTGGCGCGCCACCCGCCCCGGCACCCGCCTCCTCGTCGTCGCCGTCGCCGACCACATCGAGGCCGTGGCACCGTGA
- a CDS encoding quaternary amine ABC transporter ATP-binding protein, giving the protein MSRLQAEHLYKVFGRRPDEAVRRLESGAGRDELRADGTTAAVIDASFSVEPGQIFVVMGLSGSGKSTLLRMLNGLLEPTAGRVLFDGQDLTALSARGLRDVRANKISMVFQHFALFPHRSVLENAAYGLEVQGVARAERERRAAEALELAGLAGWEQSWPDELSGGMQQRVGLARALATDADLLLMDESFSALDPLIRRDMQDQLLELQKRLEKTIVFITHDLNEAMRLGDRIAVMRDGRIVQLGTAEDILLRPADDYVTSFIQDVDRSRVLTAAAVMSEPQSADEADACGCETVTPDTLVAEVCAVSARVPHPVAVKDASGQVVGVVPQSRLIGFVGGEPGEPVPCDTPVRRLPQQKQVSASA; this is encoded by the coding sequence GTGTCCAGGCTGCAGGCCGAGCATCTGTACAAGGTGTTCGGCAGACGACCCGACGAGGCGGTACGCAGGCTCGAGAGCGGCGCAGGCCGTGACGAGCTCCGCGCCGACGGAACGACAGCCGCGGTGATCGACGCCTCGTTCTCCGTCGAGCCGGGGCAGATCTTCGTCGTCATGGGTCTCTCCGGGTCCGGCAAGTCCACGCTGCTGCGCATGCTCAACGGACTGCTGGAACCGACCGCCGGACGCGTCCTCTTCGACGGTCAGGACCTGACCGCGCTCAGCGCCCGCGGGCTCCGCGACGTGCGCGCCAACAAGATCAGCATGGTCTTCCAGCACTTCGCGCTGTTCCCCCACCGCAGCGTCCTGGAGAACGCCGCCTACGGCCTGGAGGTCCAGGGCGTGGCCCGCGCCGAGCGCGAGCGCCGCGCCGCCGAGGCGCTGGAGCTCGCCGGCCTCGCCGGCTGGGAGCAGTCCTGGCCGGACGAGCTGTCCGGCGGTATGCAGCAGCGCGTCGGGCTCGCCCGTGCCCTCGCCACGGACGCCGACCTGCTGCTGATGGACGAGTCGTTCAGCGCCCTCGACCCGCTGATCCGCCGCGACATGCAGGACCAGCTGCTCGAACTGCAGAAGCGGCTCGAGAAGACCATCGTCTTCATCACCCACGACCTCAACGAGGCCATGCGCCTCGGTGACCGCATCGCCGTGATGCGCGACGGCCGGATCGTCCAGCTCGGCACCGCGGAGGACATCCTGCTCCGCCCCGCCGACGACTACGTGACGTCGTTCATCCAGGACGTGGACCGCTCCCGGGTGCTGACGGCCGCCGCCGTGATGAGCGAGCCGCAGAGCGCCGACGAGGCCGACGCGTGCGGCTGCGAGACGGTCACGCCCGACACCCTCGTCGCGGAGGTGTGCGCCGTCAGCGCCCGCGTCCCGCATCCCGTGGCCGTCAAGGACGCCTCGGGCCAGGTCGTCGGCGTCGTGCCGCAGTCCCGGCTGATCGGCTTCGTCGGCGGCGAGCCGGGTGAGCCGGTGCCCTGCGACACCCCGGTCCGCCGTCTGCCGCAGCAGAAGCAGGTGAGCGCGAGTGCCTAG
- a CDS encoding gamma-glutamyl-gamma-aminobutyrate hydrolase family protein: MTQPLIGVSTYLEDASWGVWRLPAALLPVGYPRLVQAAGGIAAMLPPDEPDRAAAAVARLDGLVVAGGPDVEPVRYGAEPGPRTGPPARERDSWELALIRAALDTGTPLLGICRGMQLLNVALGGTLVQHLDGHVEAVGVFGRHAVTPVEGTLYASLVPAESSVPTYHHQAVDRLGDGLVVSAHADDGTVEAVELPEPAWVLGVQWHPEMDDDTRVMAGLVRAAS; encoded by the coding sequence GTGACCCAGCCGCTCATCGGCGTCAGCACCTACCTGGAGGACGCCTCGTGGGGAGTGTGGCGACTGCCCGCCGCACTGCTGCCCGTCGGCTATCCGCGCCTCGTCCAGGCAGCGGGCGGCATCGCCGCGATGCTGCCGCCGGACGAGCCGGACCGGGCCGCCGCGGCCGTGGCCCGGCTCGACGGACTGGTCGTCGCGGGCGGACCCGACGTCGAGCCCGTACGGTACGGAGCCGAACCCGGGCCGCGCACCGGACCGCCGGCCCGCGAACGGGACTCCTGGGAACTCGCCCTGATCCGCGCGGCGCTCGACACCGGCACCCCGCTGCTGGGGATCTGCCGGGGCATGCAGCTGCTGAACGTCGCGCTCGGCGGCACGCTCGTCCAGCACCTCGACGGTCACGTGGAGGCCGTAGGCGTCTTCGGCCGGCACGCCGTGACGCCGGTGGAGGGCACGCTGTACGCCTCGCTGGTGCCGGCGGAGTCGTCGGTTCCCACGTACCACCACCAGGCCGTCGACCGCCTCGGCGACGGACTCGTGGTCTCCGCGCACGCGGACGACGGCACCGTGGAGGCCGTCGAACTCCCGGAGCCGGCCTGGGTCCTCGGCGTGCAGTGGCACCCGGAGATGGACGACGACACCCGCGTCATGGCGGGCCTCGTCCGGGCCGCCTCCTGA
- a CDS encoding TDT family transporter — translation MVTVAHPRTPSSAVPPGPVLPARPPVRQVRSGGSLRRLGPNWYASVMGTSAVAIAGASLPLVPPGPREVLESVWVLSALALAALLVARAAHWIRHRDRARADLLDPAVAPFQGCAAMALLAVGIGSLAVGGGVIGEQAAVVSATVLFAAGTVVGLTAAVGVPYLLVTRGRVRVRDASPVWLLPVVAPMVAATLGALLVGRVPAGPWRRAALLGCYGLFALSLTAVLVILPLVAVRLLRDGPPPLALTPALFLVLGPLGQSTTAVHKLADAAPSAVGAADAAALGSFAAGYGTVALGLALLWLVPAAALVVRAARRGMPFAMTWWAFTFPVGTCVTGAAALSARTGVAAPAWAAAGLYAFLVVAWAVAAALTLRGLTGGALLAAPSAPPPVTARTR, via the coding sequence ATGGTCACCGTCGCCCATCCCCGGACCCCCAGCTCCGCCGTGCCGCCCGGGCCGGTCCTCCCGGCCCGCCCCCCGGTCCGCCAGGTCCGCTCCGGTGGGTCACTGCGCCGTCTCGGGCCGAACTGGTACGCCTCCGTCATGGGCACGTCGGCGGTGGCCATCGCGGGTGCGTCCCTGCCGCTGGTCCCGCCGGGACCGCGCGAGGTGCTCGAATCGGTCTGGGTGCTCTCCGCGCTGGCGCTCGCCGCGCTGCTCGTCGCCCGTGCCGCGCACTGGATCCGCCACCGCGACAGGGCGCGTGCCGATCTCCTCGACCCGGCTGTGGCCCCGTTCCAGGGCTGTGCGGCGATGGCGCTCCTCGCGGTCGGCATCGGCTCGCTCGCGGTCGGCGGTGGCGTCATCGGCGAGCAGGCGGCGGTCGTGTCGGCGACGGTGCTGTTCGCCGCCGGCACCGTGGTGGGGCTGACGGCCGCGGTGGGGGTCCCGTACCTGCTCGTGACCCGGGGCAGGGTGCGGGTGAGGGACGCGTCCCCGGTGTGGCTGCTGCCCGTGGTGGCCCCGATGGTGGCGGCCACCCTGGGCGCGCTCCTCGTGGGCCGGGTGCCCGCCGGACCGTGGCGGAGGGCCGCGCTGCTGGGCTGCTACGGGCTGTTCGCCCTGAGCCTGACCGCCGTCCTCGTGATCCTGCCGCTGGTGGCCGTGCGGCTCCTCCGTGACGGGCCACCGCCGCTCGCCCTCACACCGGCCCTGTTCCTGGTGCTCGGCCCGCTGGGCCAGTCCACCACGGCCGTCCACAAACTGGCGGACGCGGCCCCCTCGGCCGTCGGAGCGGCGGACGCGGCGGCCCTCGGGTCCTTCGCGGCCGGCTACGGGACGGTCGCGCTCGGCCTCGCGCTGCTGTGGCTCGTCCCCGCCGCGGCCCTGGTGGTACGGGCGGCTCGCCGGGGGATGCCGTTCGCGATGACCTGGTGGGCGTTCACCTTCCCGGTCGGTACGTGTGTCACGGGGGCGGCCGCACTGTCCGCGCGCACCGGTGTCGCCGCTCCGGCCTGGGCGGCGGCGGGTCTCTACGCGTTCCTGGTCGTGGCCTGGGCCGTCGCCGCGGCCCTCACCCTGCGGGGTCTCACCGGCGGAGCGCTGCTCGCAGCGCCGTCGGCGCCGCCGCCAGTGACGGCCCGTACCAGGTGA
- a CDS encoding 5'-3' exonuclease, protein MLLDTASLYFRAYYGVPDSVRAPDGTPVNAVRGLLEFITRLVQDHRPDELVACMDADWRPQWRVELIPSYKAHRVAVETETGPDEEEVPDTLSPQVPVIEDVLDAFGIARVGVAGYEADDVIGTLTARATGPVDIVTGDRDLYQLVDDARRIRVLYPLKGVGMMQATDEAVLREKYGVDGPGYADLALLRGDPSDGLPGVPGIGEKTAAKLLATYGDLAGIMAAVDDPASRLTPSQRKRLDEARPYVAVAPKVVRVAGDVPLPGFDPALPKEPRDPGGLEQLAARWGLGRAVGRLRTELATASPRD, encoded by the coding sequence ATGCTCCTCGACACCGCCTCCCTGTACTTCCGGGCCTACTACGGGGTGCCGGACTCCGTGCGCGCCCCCGACGGCACGCCCGTCAACGCCGTGCGCGGGCTGCTCGAATTCATCACCCGGCTGGTCCAGGACCACCGTCCTGACGAGCTGGTGGCCTGCATGGACGCGGACTGGCGGCCGCAGTGGCGGGTCGAGCTGATCCCCTCGTACAAGGCGCACCGGGTCGCCGTGGAGACCGAGACGGGGCCGGACGAGGAGGAGGTCCCGGACACCCTCTCCCCCCAGGTCCCCGTCATCGAGGACGTCCTGGACGCCTTCGGCATCGCACGGGTCGGCGTCGCGGGCTACGAGGCGGACGACGTGATCGGCACGCTCACGGCCCGGGCGACGGGCCCGGTCGACATCGTCACCGGCGACCGCGACCTGTACCAGCTCGTGGACGACGCCCGCCGGATCCGTGTGCTGTACCCGCTCAAGGGCGTCGGCATGATGCAGGCCACCGACGAGGCGGTGCTCCGCGAGAAGTACGGCGTGGACGGCCCCGGTTACGCGGACCTGGCGCTGCTGCGGGGCGACCCGAGCGACGGACTGCCGGGGGTGCCGGGCATCGGCGAGAAGACCGCGGCGAAGCTGCTGGCCACTTACGGGGACCTGGCCGGGATCATGGCCGCGGTCGACGACCCCGCGTCCCGGCTGACGCCGTCCCAGCGCAAGCGGCTGGACGAGGCGCGGCCCTATGTGGCGGTGGCCCCGAAGGTCGTCCGGGTGGCGGGCGACGTGCCCCTGCCCGGCTTCGATCCCGCCCTGCCGAAGGAGCCCCGTGACCCGGGCGGACTGGAGCAGCTGGCCGCGCGCTGGGGTCTCGGGAGGGCCGTCGGCCGGCTGCGTACGGAGCTGGCGACCGCGAGTCCCCGCGACTGA
- a CDS encoding ABC transporter permease/substrate binding protein, translating into MPRLPLGDWVDGGVDRLQSHLSWLFDAISSVVTGMYDGIDAALSAPEPLLFAGILAVVAWWLRGLLAGGLAFAGFALIDSVELWDDAMSTLSLVLVATIVTLVIAVPLGIWASRSKAVSASIRPVLDFMQTMPAMVYLIPGIIFFGVGVVPGIIATIVFALPPGVRMTELGIRQVDKELVEAAEAFGTTPRNTLVRVQLPLALPTIMAGINQVIMLGLSMVVIAGMVGGGGLGGAVYRAIGNVDIGLGFEAGVSIVILAMYLDRMTGALGRQVSPLRRRALARAGAAAGGLRIWNHRPQPVVAMVGVVVLALVAGGMGVFGGAAPTGAGGAGDVGRGKKISVGYIPWDEGIASTFLWKELLERRGFEVEAKQLEAGSLYTGLAGGQIDFQTDSWLPVTHAQYWDRYRDKLEDKGSWYGPTSLELSVPAYMKDVDSLDDLKGKADRFKGRIVGIEPSAGMMGLLEDKVLKEYGLEGEYEVVDGSTPGMLAELKRAYDKKEPIVTTLWSPHWAYSTYDLKKLKDPKGTWGKGDGIHTLARKGFSEENPQVGKWLQGFKMTEAQLTGLEAKIQETGKGKEQEAVRAWLEENPGLADRWTPVAAAANGSSPQQTN; encoded by the coding sequence GTGCCTAGGCTTCCCCTCGGCGACTGGGTCGACGGCGGCGTCGACCGGCTCCAGTCCCATCTCTCCTGGCTGTTCGACGCGATCAGCTCGGTCGTCACGGGCATGTACGACGGCATCGACGCGGCGCTGTCCGCACCCGAGCCGCTGCTCTTCGCGGGCATCCTCGCCGTGGTGGCCTGGTGGCTGCGCGGTCTGCTCGCGGGCGGTCTGGCCTTCGCCGGCTTCGCCCTGATCGACTCCGTGGAGCTGTGGGACGACGCCATGTCGACCCTCTCGCTGGTGCTCGTCGCCACCATCGTCACGCTGGTGATCGCGGTGCCGCTCGGCATCTGGGCGTCCCGCTCCAAGGCCGTCAGCGCGTCGATCCGGCCGGTGCTGGACTTCATGCAGACGATGCCGGCCATGGTCTATCTGATCCCCGGCATCATCTTCTTCGGCGTCGGTGTGGTCCCGGGCATCATCGCCACCATCGTCTTCGCGCTGCCGCCCGGCGTGCGCATGACCGAGCTCGGCATCCGCCAGGTCGACAAGGAGCTGGTGGAGGCCGCGGAGGCGTTCGGCACCACGCCGCGCAACACGCTGGTCCGCGTCCAGCTGCCGCTCGCGCTGCCCACGATCATGGCCGGTATCAACCAGGTGATCATGCTGGGCCTGTCGATGGTGGTCATCGCGGGCATGGTCGGCGGCGGCGGTCTCGGCGGTGCCGTCTACCGCGCCATCGGCAACGTCGACATCGGACTCGGCTTCGAGGCCGGGGTCTCCATCGTCATCCTCGCCATGTACCTGGACCGGATGACGGGCGCGCTGGGGCGCCAGGTCTCGCCCCTCCGCCGCCGGGCCCTCGCCCGGGCCGGGGCCGCGGCAGGCGGGCTGAGGATCTGGAACCACCGTCCCCAGCCGGTCGTCGCGATGGTCGGCGTCGTGGTCCTCGCGCTCGTCGCGGGAGGCATGGGCGTCTTCGGCGGAGCCGCGCCCACCGGGGCGGGCGGCGCGGGCGACGTCGGCCGGGGCAAGAAGATCTCCGTGGGCTACATCCCGTGGGACGAGGGCATCGCCTCCACCTTCCTCTGGAAGGAACTGCTGGAGCGCCGCGGTTTCGAGGTCGAGGCCAAGCAGCTGGAGGCCGGGTCGCTCTACACCGGGCTCGCCGGCGGGCAGATCGACTTCCAGACGGACTCCTGGCTCCCGGTCACCCACGCCCAGTACTGGGACAGGTACCGCGACAAGCTGGAGGACAAGGGCTCCTGGTACGGCCCGACCTCCCTGGAGCTGTCCGTTCCCGCGTACATGAAGGACGTCGACTCCCTCGACGACCTCAAGGGCAAGGCCGACCGCTTCAAGGGCCGCATCGTCGGTATCGAGCCCAGCGCCGGGATGATGGGGCTGCTCGAGGACAAGGTCCTCAAGGAGTACGGCCTGGAGGGCGAGTACGAGGTCGTCGACGGCTCCACGCCCGGCATGCTCGCCGAGCTGAAGCGGGCGTACGACAAGAAGGAGCCCATCGTCACCACCCTGTGGTCGCCGCACTGGGCCTACAGCACCTACGACCTGAAGAAGCTGAAGGACCCGAAGGGCACCTGGGGCAAGGGCGACGGCATCCACACCCTCGCCCGCAAGGGCTTCTCCGAGGAGAACCCGCAGGTCGGCAAGTGGCTCCAGGGCTTCAAGATGACCGAGGCGCAGCTCACCGGCCTGGAGGCGAAGATCCAGGAGACCGGCAAGGGCAAGGAGCAGGAAGCCGTCCGCGCCTGGCTGGAGGAGAACCCCGGCCTCGCCGACAGGTGGACGCCGGTAGCGGCCGCCGCGAACGGCTCATCGCCGCAGCAGACCAACTGA